From the Accumulibacter sp. genome, one window contains:
- a CDS encoding ABC transporter ATP-binding protein, whose protein sequence is MIELYGIHKSYRTRSGLHTVLDGIDLTVHPGEKLGILGCNGAGKSTLIRILSGADLPSAGRIRRDMTVSWPLAFGGAFQTHLTGLDNLKFVCRIYGVDYKPLIRFVEDFAELGPYFREPVFHYSHGMVTRLAFALSMAIEFDCFLIDEAMVVGDARFHEKSHHELLHKRKDRAYILVSHDANVIRLYCQTAHVLHEGKLHAFGNVEQAYDYYQGILHQQPHLALPAKEF, encoded by the coding sequence ATGATCGAGCTGTACGGGATCCACAAGAGCTATCGCACGCGCAGCGGCTTGCATACCGTGCTTGACGGGATCGACCTGACGGTCCATCCGGGGGAAAAGCTCGGCATTCTCGGCTGTAACGGCGCCGGCAAGTCGACACTCATCCGGATCCTCAGCGGCGCTGATCTTCCCTCCGCCGGGAGAATCCGCCGCGACATGACTGTCTCGTGGCCACTCGCCTTCGGCGGTGCATTCCAGACACATCTGACGGGGCTGGACAACCTCAAGTTCGTTTGCCGGATCTACGGTGTGGACTATAAACCCCTCATCCGCTTTGTCGAGGACTTCGCCGAACTCGGTCCCTATTTTCGCGAGCCGGTGTTTCATTACTCCCATGGCATGGTCACACGCTTGGCGTTTGCGCTGTCCATGGCCATCGAGTTCGACTGTTTCCTGATCGATGAAGCGATGGTCGTGGGCGACGCGCGCTTTCATGAGAAGAGCCATCACGAACTGTTGCACAAGCGAAAGGACCGTGCCTACATTCTGGTCAGTCATGACGCGAATGTAATCAGGCTCTATTGCCAGACCGCTCATGTCCTGCATGAAGGCAAGTTGCATGCCTTCGGCAATGTTGAGCAGGCGTATGACTATTACCAGGGAATTCTTCACCAGCAGCCACATCTCGCGCTGCCGGCGAAGGAATTCTAG
- a CDS encoding ABC transporter permease, with amino-acid sequence MSGTSLTRSAAIQQRVIGALLLREAITRYGRHGFGVLWIIIEPALFTLGVAGFWYLARMNILSSIPIIAFAITGYSSVLMWRNTSNRCSKAIESNRPLMYHRNVNVLDIFLARIVLEWVGATASIAVLTILFASVGAMNWPEDPWPIIGGWLLLAWFSLGLGLIVGALSEYSETFERTWPITTYLLFPLSGAVFMVHWLPPAAQEAVLWLPMVHGVEMIRHGYFGDLVPTHGDPIYFSAANLVLTLIGLALSREAGRRVRTR; translated from the coding sequence ATGAGTGGCACAAGCCTCACCCGGTCGGCCGCCATCCAGCAGCGCGTCATCGGTGCCTTGTTGCTGCGCGAGGCGATCACGCGTTATGGCAGGCATGGATTCGGGGTGCTCTGGATCATCATCGAGCCCGCCCTGTTCACCCTGGGGGTTGCTGGCTTCTGGTACTTGGCCAGGATGAACATCCTGTCCAGCATCCCGATCATTGCCTTCGCCATCACCGGCTATTCGTCGGTCCTGATGTGGCGCAACACCTCGAACCGCTGCTCGAAGGCGATCGAGTCGAACCGCCCACTGATGTATCACCGCAACGTCAATGTCCTCGATATATTCCTGGCGCGAATCGTTCTTGAATGGGTTGGTGCCACGGCCTCGATCGCGGTCCTGACGATCCTTTTCGCCAGCGTGGGCGCGATGAACTGGCCAGAAGATCCGTGGCCGATCATTGGCGGCTGGCTTCTCCTGGCTTGGTTTTCTCTCGGGCTTGGACTCATCGTCGGCGCCTTGTCCGAATACTCCGAGACCTTCGAGCGTACCTGGCCCATCACGACCTACCTCCTCTTTCCACTTTCCGGCGCGGTGTTCATGGTCCATTGGCTGCCGCCTGCTGCGCAGGAAGCCGTCCTCTGGCTGCCCATGGTGCACGGGGTGGAGATGATTCGCCATGGCTATTTTGGCGACCTCGTACCCACACACGGGGATCCGATCTATTTTTCCGCCGCCAACCTTGTGCTGACGTTGATTGGTCTGGCACTTTCGCGGGAGGCCGGCCGCAGGGTGCGGACGAGATGA
- a CDS encoding DUF3467 domain-containing protein encodes MAAERADTPADTRTAPVVKWNVDDLKSSYVNFASANSTREEVVLNFGLNDTWDRVTPEVEVALGHRLVMSPFAAKRLSDLLAKLIGEYETRYGALK; translated from the coding sequence ATGGCAGCTGAAAGAGCCGATACACCCGCGGACACCAGAACCGCACCCGTAGTGAAATGGAACGTAGACGACCTGAAGAGCTCCTACGTGAATTTCGCCAGTGCCAACAGCACTCGCGAGGAAGTGGTGTTGAATTTCGGACTGAATGACACCTGGGATCGTGTCACGCCTGAAGTGGAAGTGGCACTGGGGCATCGGCTCGTGATGAGTCCTTTCGCGGCCAAGCGATTGTCGGATCTGCTGGCCAAGCTCATCGGCGAGTATGAGACCCGCTACGGCGCGCTGAAATGA
- a CDS encoding glycosyltransferase family 4 protein: protein MPSAMLSRRMTITREFFTSSHISRCRRRNSSFLHIVKADQTQSPAAMRVLLEMRPALDGHAGIPQETRLLFNGLRTLRGINVEGLIQSSSHVLAKGLPTVESRWHAPLTRDKQINRLSRVVVSLQQRISNAHLAAVGMTTRRLLGRQERLSRFEATHFRDFIWRMLFARTLPYENFDAVTCADFRVARVPWTAMHRCALLTKKLGYALYPRLDTSDYDVLIVETPYPAIVAPSTTLVVRYHDAIPLLMPHTISDKVYHQASHYQALRNNVTRGGFFSCVSDATRSDLLSIFPQAEARSTTIYNMVSHHYFPEESSPARVPEIIATRRNDRIPARATATEGSLRDGGAPLEFLLIVSTIEPRKNHTTLLAAWEKLRTERFPNLKLVVVGMLGWGNKAIVKKFLPWIERGELFVLADVPSPELRLLYKHAKATICPSFGEGFDFSGVEAMRSGGAVVASEITVHREVYGDAAEYFSPYSIADSARAIAAVIAPERRERRLELVAKGAVTSCRYLPDRLLPQWQEFLQKIRAPGIAATKGMRT from the coding sequence ATGCCTTCGGCAATGTTGAGCAGGCGTATGACTATTACCAGGGAATTCTTCACCAGCAGCCACATCTCGCGCTGCCGGCGAAGGAATTCTAGCTTCCTTCATATCGTGAAAGCCGATCAGACCCAATCCCCTGCCGCCATGCGCGTACTCCTCGAAATGCGTCCGGCTCTTGACGGCCATGCGGGAATTCCGCAGGAAACCCGGCTACTGTTCAATGGCCTGAGGACCCTGCGGGGTATCAACGTCGAGGGACTGATCCAGAGCAGCAGCCACGTTCTCGCCAAGGGACTGCCGACCGTCGAAAGCCGCTGGCATGCGCCGCTGACGCGAGACAAGCAGATCAACCGTCTCTCGCGTGTGGTCGTTTCACTGCAGCAGAGGATCTCGAATGCACATCTGGCAGCGGTGGGGATGACAACGCGACGTTTGCTTGGTCGCCAGGAAAGACTGAGCCGATTCGAGGCAACCCATTTCCGCGACTTCATCTGGCGGATGCTCTTTGCGAGAACCCTGCCATATGAGAACTTCGATGCGGTGACCTGCGCCGATTTCCGCGTTGCCCGGGTGCCGTGGACAGCCATGCATCGTTGCGCCCTGCTCACCAAGAAGTTGGGCTATGCCCTCTATCCTCGCCTCGACACCTCAGACTATGACGTGCTGATCGTCGAGACGCCTTATCCGGCGATCGTCGCGCCATCGACGACGCTCGTTGTCCGCTACCACGACGCCATACCACTTCTGATGCCGCACACGATTTCCGACAAGGTGTATCATCAGGCGTCACACTACCAGGCACTGCGGAACAATGTGACGCGTGGCGGCTTTTTCTCCTGTGTTTCTGACGCAACGAGAAGCGATCTGCTGTCCATCTTTCCACAAGCCGAAGCGCGCTCGACAACCATCTACAACATGGTTTCACATCACTACTTCCCGGAGGAGTCGTCGCCCGCACGCGTGCCCGAAATCATCGCAACGAGACGCAACGACAGGATTCCCGCACGTGCCACAGCGACTGAAGGATCGCTACGGGACGGCGGGGCGCCACTCGAATTCCTACTGATCGTATCGACGATCGAACCCCGGAAGAATCACACAACGCTCTTGGCGGCATGGGAGAAGTTGCGTACCGAGCGTTTCCCGAACCTCAAACTGGTGGTCGTCGGCATGCTCGGCTGGGGGAACAAAGCCATTGTCAAGAAGTTTCTCCCGTGGATCGAGCGTGGCGAGTTGTTCGTTCTTGCCGACGTACCATCGCCGGAACTTCGGCTGCTTTACAAGCACGCAAAGGCAACCATCTGCCCAAGCTTTGGCGAGGGATTTGATTTCTCCGGAGTGGAAGCAATGCGCAGCGGGGGCGCCGTGGTGGCCTCGGAAATCACGGTACACCGCGAGGTCTACGGTGATGCGGCAGAGTACTTCAGTCCATACTCCATTGCCGACTCGGCGCGAGCAATCGCTGCCGTGATCGCTCCGGAGCGGCGCGAGCGGCGACTGGAACTGGTCGCCAAGGGTGCAGTGACGTCCTGTCGCTACCTGCCTGATCGGCTTCTTCCCCAGTGGCAGGAGTTCCTGCAAAAGATCAGGGCGCCCGGCATTGCGGCGACGAAGGGGATGCGGACGTGA
- a CDS encoding class I SAM-dependent methyltransferase, with the protein MTTDVAWEEWGRRDPYFGVITDPKFRRAELTDAARNEFFESGRVHVDYVLRMIRQYISPNFQPKSVLDFGCGVGRLLVHFAPTAAEVVGVDVSLSMLEEAQRNCNVFGVSNVRLLPSDDRLTTLTDSHYDLIHSFIVFQHVAPERGREIFRRMLDHLAVGGIGAVHFSYSKACYASTNGVAPPAPAAASIPGAVRIWRTSAATPPLGADPEMQMNPYNLNELLFILQGAGVRRFHVEFTDHGGELGVFLFFQKLP; encoded by the coding sequence GTGACCACGGACGTCGCATGGGAGGAATGGGGTCGCAGGGATCCGTATTTTGGCGTCATTACCGATCCGAAGTTTCGGCGAGCAGAGCTTACGGATGCGGCGAGAAACGAGTTCTTCGAATCCGGACGGGTGCACGTCGATTACGTGTTGCGAATGATCAGACAATACATCTCGCCCAATTTTCAGCCGAAATCCGTGCTCGACTTCGGTTGCGGCGTCGGACGCCTGCTGGTCCATTTTGCACCAACCGCCGCCGAGGTGGTTGGCGTCGACGTATCCCTTTCCATGCTTGAAGAGGCACAAAGAAACTGCAACGTGTTCGGTGTCAGTAACGTCCGCCTTTTACCGTCCGACGACCGGCTGACGACATTGACCGACAGCCACTATGACCTGATTCATTCGTTCATCGTCTTCCAGCATGTAGCACCGGAGCGTGGCCGCGAGATCTTTCGCCGAATGCTCGACCACCTTGCTGTTGGAGGGATTGGAGCTGTTCACTTCTCTTATTCCAAAGCTTGCTATGCATCAACCAACGGGGTTGCGCCTCCTGCCCCCGCCGCCGCATCCATTCCTGGCGCGGTCCGGATATGGCGAACGTCAGCGGCCACCCCGCCACTTGGCGCCGACCCCGAAATGCAGATGAATCCATACAACCTGAATGAATTGCTGTTCATTCTTCAGGGCGCCGGAGTGCGCAGGTTCCATGTGGAGTTCACGGATCATGGCGGTGAACTGGGGGTCTTCCTGTTTTTCCAGAAATTGCCTTGA